The segment CCTGCCCCTGCTGCCCGCGCCCGGTGAGGGCGATGGCGGCTGCCTGCAGGTGGGCGAGCTGCGCTGCCGCCTGGCCTGCCATCGCATGCTGGGCGAGCAGCCCGAGGCCGAGCGCGTGGAGGCCCTGCTGAGCCAGGCCCTGGCACGGCGCGACGCCACCCGCCTGCAGGCACGTCGCCAGCGCTTGGGCCAGGCCTCTCAGTTCGGCGAGCTGGACCCGGGCGCAGGCGGTGGCGCGGCCTCGATGCGGTAGGCGCAGCGCCGCGCGCCGGCCAGCAGATGCTCGCGGCGCTCCACCCGGACTGCGGGTCCCAGGATCTGGCGGAACAGGGCCAGCTCCGAGCGGCAGAAGCCCTGGCAGCTCTGGGCCGCGGCGCAGATGGGGCAATGGTCCTCGATCAGCCACCAGACCCCGGGCTCGGGGCCGGCCTCGGCCCGCGCCAGATAGCCCTCCTCCGCGCGCAGCGCGGCCAGGGCCTGCACCCGCGCGTCCAGCCCGTCCAGGCCCGCCAGGCGCTGGGCATAAAGGGCGGCCTGCTCCCGCTCGCGGGCGCTGATCAGGCGCTCCAGCCCGGCCTCGCCCATGAGCTGGCCCATCTGCCGGATCAGCTGCACCGCCAGCTCGCCGTGGCGATCCGGGAAGCGGCCATGGCCGGCCGCGCTCAGCGCCCACAGCCGCGCGGGCCGGCCCACGCCCTGGCGCTGCTCGCTGAAGTCCACCAGGCCCTGGGCCTGCAAGGCCTGCAGCTGCTTGTGCGCGCCCATGGTGCTGAGCCCGCAGGCCTGGGCCAGGGTAGCGGCCGACTGCGGGCCCCGGCTTTTCAGCGCGTAGAGCAGAGCCTCACCGCGGTTGGCCGTGCTCATGTGCGCAGCTCCCGCGCCAGGCGCAGCAGGCTGAACGCCGCCCAGCAGGCGGCCAGCCCACCCAGGGCCATGACCCAGCGCGTCTGCAGCAGGGCCAGCGCCCCACCGGCCAGGGCCACCATCACATTGGCCAGGCAGAACACCGTGGACCACAGCCCCATCACCCGGCCCTGGCCGTGCGCGGCAAAGCGCTCCGAGAGCCAGGCCGGCAGCAGCGCGTTGTAGAGCGCCAGCGGCGCCCCCAGGGCCACCACCACGGCCGCGCCGGCCCAGCCCGGCACGGCGGCCAGCAGCAGCAGGCCCAGGGCCGCCAGCAGGGCCAGCAGCGCGGCCCGGCGCAGCGGCCGCGCCGCCCGCGGCAGGCGCGAGACCCAGACGCTGGCCAGCACCATGCTCGTGCACTGCGCGGCCGTGACCCAGGCAATGCCCCGCCCATCCAGGCCCAGGTTCTCCAGCAGCCACAGCGGTGCGAACTCATACAGCGCATGCACGCCCGTGGTGTAGGCCAGCTGCAGCCAGAACAGGCGGCGCAGCAGCGGGTCCTGGCGCAGCAGGCCCAGGGTCTGCTGCTCGCGCACCGCCTGCCAGAAGCCGCCGCCGGCCTGGGCCAGACCGGCCTGGGCCGGCAAGGCCCAGAGCAGCACGGCCAGGCAGGGCAGCAAGGCCAGGGCCGCCAGGGCAAAGGGCAAGGCCTCGCCCCCCTGCCAGGCCAGGCCGCCCAGCAGCGGGCCCAGCAGCCAGCCGCCGTAGAGGCAGGCATTCAGCCAGGCAAAGGCCCGGCTGCGGTCGATCTGCGCGTGGTGATCGGCCAGCAGGGCGCGGCTGATGGCCACGCTGCCCTCGGCCAGGCCCGTGGCCAGGCGGGTCAGCACAAAAAGCGGGTAGTCGCGCAGCACCAGGCCCCCCGCGCTGGCGAGCTGGCAAACCAGGGTGGCCAGCAGGCACAGCAGCAGCAGGCGGCGGCGCCCGTAGCGATCCGACAGCGGCCCCAGCACCAGGCTGCCCAGCAGGATGCCCAGGGGATTGGCCGCCAGCGCCAGGCCCATCAGCAGCTTGGGCGGCAGGCCCAGCCAGTGGGTGAAGGCATCGGCCGGGCCCTGCACGAAGATGGGCGCCAGGATGGGGTAAGGCATGGCCACCCCGGCCGTGTTCATCAGCGCGATGGCGCACAGGGCAAAGAGCAGCCACTGCGGCCGGCGCAGCGGCGCCACCGCAGCGCTTGCGGGCGTCAGCACGGCACTCATGTGGACAAGGCGCGGCAGGCGCGGGCGATGGCGGGTCGGAACTGCATGCACGGCATCTTGCCGCGGGCCCCTCAATAAATAAACAAATTGTTTATAAACCATGCCGATAGCGGGCCCATGGCTTGCGGCAGGGCGTGCGGGCCTGACTGACAATAGCGCCATGCCTTTTCGCCCCCTTCCCCTGCCCGATGCGAATCTGCCCGGCCGGCTCTGGCTGCAATCCATGCCCGGCCGCCTGGAGAGCTGGGGCGCTTTTCTGGACGAGGCGCGGCTGCGCCAGCTGCATCTGGTGGTCTGCCTGAACCCCCTGGAAGAGGTGGCCCAGCTCTCGCCCGGCTACCACAAGGCCATCACCGAGGGCCGCCTGCCTTTCCGCTGGCTGCACCTGCCCATGCGCGACTTCGGCCTGGGCAGCGACCCGCTGGCCTTCCGCACCGGGGTGGAGCAGATCGCCCAGGGCCTGCGCCTGGGCGAGAGCGTGCTGCTGCACTGCGCCGCCGGCATCGGCCGCACCGGCACGGTGGCCGCCTGCGTGCTCAAGAGCCTGGGCCAGGCCAGCGAGCCCGCCCTGCGTCAGGTGCGCGCCGCCGGGTCCAATCCCCAGTCCGCCCTGCAGTCGGGCTGGATCGACCAGTTCTGATGCAGCTGCTGCATGTGGACGCCGGGCTGGCCGTGGTCAACAAGCCCAGCGGCCTGCTCTCCGTGCCCGGCCGCCAGGAAAGCGACTGCGCCTGGGCCCGGCTGCGCGAGCAGCTGCCCGACGCCCTGGTCGTGCACCGCCTGGACATGGCCACCTCGGGCCTGCTGCTCTTTGCCCGCGGCCCCGAGATGCAGCGCGCCCTGAGCCTGGACTTTGCCGAGCGACGGGTGGAGAAGCGCTATGTGGCCCGCGTCCAGGGCCGGCTGGAGGGCCCCACGGACGACTGGGCCGAGATCGATCTGCCCCTGATCGCCGACTGGCCCAACCGCCCGCGCCAGAAGGTGGATCTGGCCCTGGGCAAGCCCTCGCGCACCCGCTGGCGGGTGCTGGCCCATGAGGATGACAATCAGGGCGAGAGCACTCGGCTGGAGCTGGAGCCGGTGACCGGCCGCTCCCACCAGCTGCGCGTGCATCTGCAGGCCCTGGGCCACCCCATCCTGGGCGACAGCCTCTATGGCGGTGCGCCCGCGCCGCGCCTGATGCTGCATGCCTGCGCCCTGGCCCTGCCCGCACGCGGCCTGGCCCTGCACTGCCCCGCCGACTTCTGATACGCCAAAGCCATGAGCGCCCTGCACAGCCCCGCCGCCGAACGCAATCGCCAACCCATTCTGGACACCCTGCAAGCCTGGCTGCCCGCGCAAGGCCTGGCCCTGGAGATTGCCAGCGGCAGCGGCCAGCATGTGAGCCTGTTCGCAGCGGCCCTGCCCGGCTGGCACTGGCTGGCCTCGGACCCCAGTGCCGAGGCACGCGCCTCGATTGCCGTGCTCTGGCCCGAGGGCCCGCCCGCCCTGGCCCTGGACGTGCATACGGCCGACTGGGGCCTGCCCGCCTCGCACCGGCGCCTGGACCTGATCTTCTGCGCCAATATGCTGCATGCCTCTCCAGCCAGCACCCTCTCGGCCCTGCTGGACGGCGCCGCCCGCCATCTGGCGCCCGGCGGCCTGCTGGCCCTCTACGGGCCCTTCATCGAGGCCGATCGGCCCACGGCCCCCAGCAATCTGGCCTTTGACGCCGATCTGCGCGCACGCGACCCGCGCTGGGGCCTGCGCCGGCTGGAGGCACTGAGCGAAGCCGCCGCCGCACGCGGCCTGACCCTGGCGCGGCGCCAGGACATGCCCGCCAACAATCTGCTGCTGGGCTTTGCCCGCCCGGCCTGACACCGCTTACGAGCCCACCATGAACACACCGAACAAGCTCTTCATCATCACCGGCGCCTCGCGCGGCATGGGCGAGGCCATCGCCCGCCAGCTGCTGGCCCCGCAGCACCTGGTGCTGGGCCTGGCCCGCGGCGAAAGCCCGGCCCTGGCCCAGGCGGCCACGCCGGGGGGCCTGGCGCAATGGCGCTGCGATCTGGCCGAGCCCCTGCCCGTGGCCGAGCGCCTGCAGGCCTGGCTGGCAGCGCAGGATCCGGCTCAGTTCGATGAGGTCGCCCTGATCAACAACGCCGGCGTGGTGACCGAGCCCGGCCCGGTGGACGGCGTGCCCCTGGCCGAGCTCTCCCGCGCCCTGCGCGTGGGCCTGGAAGCCACCCTGCTGCTGTCCAGCGCCTTCCTGGCCGCCACCCAGGGCTGGGCGGCCACGCGCAAGATCCTGAACATTTCCTCGGGCCTGGGCCGGCGCGCCATGGCCGGCAGCGCCCCCTACTGCGCGGCCAAGGCCGGCATGGACAATCTCTCGCGGGCCATGGCCCTGGACGAGGCCCAGCGCGCGAACGGCGCGCGCATCGTCTCGCTGGCGCCCGGCATCATCGACACCGAGATGCAGCTGCAGCTGCGCAGCGGCGACCCGGCCCGCTTCCCCGAGCAGGCCCGCTTTGCCGGCTTCAAGCGCGACGGCCAGCTGGACAGCCCCGAGCAGGCCGCCGCCAAGGTGCTGCGCTACCTAGCCCGCCCCGACTTCGGCAGCACCGTGCTGGCCGATGTGCGCGAGGCCTGAAACGCCAGCCGCACACCCGCTCTTGAAATGCCGCGCCGCGCCCCCATCTGCTCCGGCACTGCCGGAAGCGATCTGCCGCCGACAGCCCAGAACCCCCACCGCCACGCCACGAGGAGAGACGGCCCGATGATGAAGACGACAAACAAGTTCACCCTGAGCGCCCTGGCGCTCCTCGTGAGCCTGGGCCTGATGACGGCCACCGAGGTCGAGGCCAAACGCCTGAGCGGCGGCGGCATGAAGCGTAGCGTGCCGGCCCAGCCGGCGCCCACCCAGCCGGGCAAGCCGGCCGCGCCGCAACAGAACAACGCCCCGGCCCAGCAGCAGAATGCCGCGCCCCAGCAGCAGCCCGGCCAGCAGGCCGCCGCTCCGGTGGCCGGTGGTGCCGCCGCCGCGGCCGCCGCGCCTAAGCGCAGCTGGCTGGGCCCGGTGGCCGGTCTGGCCGCCGGCCTGGGCCTGGCCGCCCTGGCCAGCCACTTCGGCTTTGGCGAGGCCCTGGCCAATATCATGACCATGGTCCTGCTGGGCCTGGTGTTGATGCTGGTGATCGGCTTTGTAATGCGCCGCTTCGCGGCCAAGAAGGCGGCCTCGCAAGGCCTGCAGTTCGCCGGTGCCGGCGCGCCCTTCCCCGGCCAGAACCCGCCCCCGGTGCAGCAGCCGGCCTGGCAGCCCCAGGCCACCGGCAGCGCCGCCCCGGCCGCCCCGCTGAGCGCCGCGGCGCCCGCTGCACCGGCCACACCGGCCGTGCCGGCCGGCTTCGATGCCGCCGGCTTCGAGCAGATCGCCAAGCAGGTCTTCATCCGCATGCAGGCGGCCAATGACGCGGGCGACCAGAACGATCTGCGCCGCTTCACCACGCCGCAGATGTACGCCTCCATCCAGAGCGAGCTGCTGGCGCGCAAGGGCGCGACCCAGCGCACCGATGTGTTGCAGTTGGACGCCCAGGTGCTGGAGAGCGTGGAAGAGCATGGCGAGCAGATCGTCAGCGTGCGCTTCTGGGGCCTGATCCGCGAGCAGAGCGAGTCCGCCGCCGAGAACTTCGACGAGGTCTGGCACCTGGTGCGCCCGCTGGACGGCAGCCGTGAATGGGCGATTGCCGGCATCCAGGCCATGGCCTGAACGTAAAAACCCTGAGGGATGACGAAAGTCATCCTCCCCCGCTCGGGCCAGAATGCGGCACACCGCCCTTTCTGGCCCGAATCATGTCCAAGACACCTGAACGCTCGCTGCTGGCCCTGAAGGCCAAGCTCAGCGCCCTGCTCGGCGCCCTGCTCCTGGCCGCCTGCGCCCAGGCGCCGCAACAGCCCGCCGCCGCCGCCGCGCCTGAGGCCGTGCTGGCGCCCAATGCCAATCTGCTGGTGCAGGGCATTCCCCCGATTCCGCAAAGCCTGGTGCGCCAGGTGGAGCGCTACACCGACTTCCGCGGCCACAGCTTCGTGGACTGGCATCCGCTGCGCCGCGAGATGCTGGTCTCGCACCGCAAGGCCGGCTCCAGCACGGCCCAGCTCTTCCGCGTGGACGCCCCCCTGGCCGAGCCCGTGCCCCTGACCGAGGGCGCCGACCCGGTGACCCAGGCCAGCTACGAGCCGCGCGAGGGTCGCTACATCGTGTTCGAGCGCAGCGCCGGCGGTTCCGAGGTGGCCCAGCTCTACCGCCTGGACGCGCCCGGCCGCGAACCCGTGCTGCTGAGCAACCCCGACGAACGCAACGATATGGTGGGCTGGCTGCACGACGGCAGCCGCTTGCTCTACACCGCCGTGCCCCTGGACCGCACCGCCCAGGGCGGCAGCCGCGCCCAGATCAGCACCGCGCTGTGGTCGGTGGACCCGGCCCGACCCGAGAGCCGCCGCAAGCTCGCCGAGCTGCCCGGCCCCGGCTGGTTTGCCGGCAAGCCCTCCTGGGACGACAAGCAGCTGGCCCTGGTGCGCTATATCTCGGCCAATGAGTCTCAGGTCTGGCTGCTGGATCTGGCCAGCGGCGCCACCCGCCAGCTGCTGCCCGCCGCGAACGAGCCGGGCCTGAAGGCCGTGCACTTTGCCGGCGCCTTCAGCCGCGATAACCGCTCGCTCTACCTGATCAGCGACCGCTTCGGCGAGTTTCGTGAGCTGATGCGCTACGAGCTGGCCAGCGGCCGCCTCGAACGCATCACCC is part of the Shinella sp. XGS7 genome and harbors:
- a CDS encoding metalloregulator ArsR/SmtB family transcription factor, with product MSTANRGEALLYALKSRGPQSAATLAQACGLSTMGAHKQLQALQAQGLVDFSEQRQGVGRPARLWALSAAGHGRFPDRHGELAVQLIRQMGQLMGEAGLERLISAREREQAALYAQRLAGLDGLDARVQALAALRAEEGYLARAEAGPEPGVWWLIEDHCPICAAAQSCQGFCRSELALFRQILGPAVRVERREHLLAGARRCAYRIEAAPPPAPGSSSPN
- a CDS encoding MFS transporter; the protein is MLTPASAAVAPLRRPQWLLFALCAIALMNTAGVAMPYPILAPIFVQGPADAFTHWLGLPPKLLMGLALAANPLGILLGSLVLGPLSDRYGRRRLLLLCLLATLVCQLASAGGLVLRDYPLFVLTRLATGLAEGSVAISRALLADHHAQIDRSRAFAWLNACLYGGWLLGPLLGGLAWQGGEALPFALAALALLPCLAVLLWALPAQAGLAQAGGGFWQAVREQQTLGLLRQDPLLRRLFWLQLAYTTGVHALYEFAPLWLLENLGLDGRGIAWVTAAQCTSMVLASVWVSRLPRAARPLRRAALLALLAALGLLLLAAVPGWAGAAVVVALGAPLALYNALLPAWLSERFAAHGQGRVMGLWSTVFCLANVMVALAGGALALLQTRWVMALGGLAACWAAFSLLRLARELRT
- a CDS encoding tyrosine-protein phosphatase: MPFRPLPLPDANLPGRLWLQSMPGRLESWGAFLDEARLRQLHLVVCLNPLEEVAQLSPGYHKAITEGRLPFRWLHLPMRDFGLGSDPLAFRTGVEQIAQGLRLGESVLLHCAAGIGRTGTVAACVLKSLGQASEPALRQVRAAGSNPQSALQSGWIDQF
- a CDS encoding RluA family pseudouridine synthase gives rise to the protein MQLLHVDAGLAVVNKPSGLLSVPGRQESDCAWARLREQLPDALVVHRLDMATSGLLLFARGPEMQRALSLDFAERRVEKRYVARVQGRLEGPTDDWAEIDLPLIADWPNRPRQKVDLALGKPSRTRWRVLAHEDDNQGESTRLELEPVTGRSHQLRVHLQALGHPILGDSLYGGAPAPRLMLHACALALPARGLALHCPADF
- a CDS encoding DUF938 domain-containing protein; translated protein: MSALHSPAAERNRQPILDTLQAWLPAQGLALEIASGSGQHVSLFAAALPGWHWLASDPSAEARASIAVLWPEGPPALALDVHTADWGLPASHRRLDLIFCANMLHASPASTLSALLDGAARHLAPGGLLALYGPFIEADRPTAPSNLAFDADLRARDPRWGLRRLEALSEAAAARGLTLARRQDMPANNLLLGFARPA
- a CDS encoding SDR family NAD(P)-dependent oxidoreductase; the protein is MNTPNKLFIITGASRGMGEAIARQLLAPQHLVLGLARGESPALAQAATPGGLAQWRCDLAEPLPVAERLQAWLAAQDPAQFDEVALINNAGVVTEPGPVDGVPLAELSRALRVGLEATLLLSSAFLAATQGWAATRKILNISSGLGRRAMAGSAPYCAAKAGMDNLSRAMALDEAQRANGARIVSLAPGIIDTEMQLQLRSGDPARFPEQARFAGFKRDGQLDSPEQAAAKVLRYLARPDFGSTVLADVREA
- a CDS encoding Tim44 domain-containing protein; this translates as MMKTTNKFTLSALALLVSLGLMTATEVEAKRLSGGGMKRSVPAQPAPTQPGKPAAPQQNNAPAQQQNAAPQQQPGQQAAAPVAGGAAAAAAAPKRSWLGPVAGLAAGLGLAALASHFGFGEALANIMTMVLLGLVLMLVIGFVMRRFAAKKAASQGLQFAGAGAPFPGQNPPPVQQPAWQPQATGSAAPAAPLSAAAPAAPATPAVPAGFDAAGFEQIAKQVFIRMQAANDAGDQNDLRRFTTPQMYASIQSELLARKGATQRTDVLQLDAQVLESVEEHGEQIVSVRFWGLIREQSESAAENFDEVWHLVRPLDGSREWAIAGIQAMA